The following are encoded together in the Sphaerodactylus townsendi isolate TG3544 linkage group LG12, MPM_Stown_v2.3, whole genome shotgun sequence genome:
- the BUD13 gene encoding BUD13 homolog, producing MAAGAASGLSKAEYLRRRYLEPGADTAGDTKRRRRKRPKDNQGRMRIVDDDVSWKSISDLQEKEEEEVDDGDLPVVAEFIDERPEEVKWMEEFRTSNKWKLLGDHNEESQSSDLSGAAKSNSSEAVKARKARHLPEVSPPRRGCRDLPGKSSHRAASGGQEECFPDKHGPQRRQQVAPDLSPPRRKRQDSGAALSPPRKLKSSPDGLRRPGQAKGSSLATKRSRQHDTDSESDSAPPRRSPRASSDSDLSPSRTICSTRLQDSPSDLSPPRRNVCRSSDSDLSPPRRGQNVGQKAHRSQDPPDLSPPWRARNAQGRGDGEGNPQMLSGGKAGLVSAGLLRRERQEARKQDRGSRHLEDESQHAATVFRDKSGRKRDLKQERLEQQKAAREKSERDEQYAKWGKGLAQSRQQQQNVEDAVKEMQKPLARYIDDQDLDQMLREQEREGDPMANFIKKRKAKEGRDQKEKPRYSGPAPPLNRFNIWPGYRWDGVDRSPSGFEQKRFARIASKKAVQELAYKWSVEDM from the exons ATGGCTGCGGGCGCGGCGTCCGGCCTGTCGAAGGCCGAGTATCTGCGGCGGCGCTACTTGGAGCCCGGAGCGGACACCGCGGGGGACACGAAGCGGCGCCGCAGGAAGCGGCCCAAGGACAACCAGGGCCG gatGCGTATAGTGGACGATGATGTGAGTTGGAAAAGCATTTCTGATTtgcaagaaaaggaggaggaagaggtggatGATGGAGACCTTCCTGTG GTGGCCGAATTTATTGATGAACGGCCAGAAGAAGTAAAGTGGATGGAGGAATTCCGTACCAGTAACAAGTGGAAGCTCTTGGGAG ATCACAATGAAGAGTCACAAAGCTCTGATCTGTCTGGGGCTGCAAAATCAAACAG CTCAGAAGCTGTGAAGGCCAGGAAGGCCAGGCATTTGCCAGAAGTGTCCCCGCCCAGAAGGGGCTGCCGTGACTTGCCAGGCAAAAGCAGCCACAGAGCAGCGAGTGGAGGGCAGGAAGAATGCTTTCCAGACAAGCACGGACCCCAGCGGAGGCAGCAGGTGGCCCCTGATTTGTCCCCACCCAGGAGGAAGAGGCAGGATTCTGGTGCGGCCCTGTCCCCACCTCGCAAGCTGAAGTCATCCCCTGATGGACTGaggaggccaggccaggccaaag GCTCTTCTCTGGCCACTAAAAGGTCCCGGCAACATGATACTGACTCTGAGTCGGACTCTGCTCCCCCCAGGAGGAGTCCCAGGGCCTCCTCGGATTCGGATCTTTCTCCCTCACGGACCATTTGCAGTACACGGTTGCAGGATTCTCCTTCAGATCTTTCTCCTCCCAGAAGGAATGTGTGCAGGTCTTCCGACTCCGATTTGTCTCCTCCCCGGAGAGGGCAAAATGTTGGACAGAAGGCCCACAGGTCACAAGACCCACCTGACCTCTCGCCACCGTGGCGGGCCAGAAACGCCCAAGGAAGGGGCGATGGTGAAGGG AATCCTCAGATGCTGTCAGGCGGCAAAGCAGGCTTGGTGTCAGCTGGCCTATTGAGGAGGGAGCGACAAGAGGCCAGGAAGCAGGACAGGGGCAGCAGACATCTGGAAG ATGAATCGCAACACGCAGCCACCGTTTTCAGGGACAAGTCAGGCCGCAAGCGGGACCTGAAGCAGGAGCggctggagcagcagaaggcagctcgGGAGAAATCTGAGCGGGATGAGCAGTATGCCAAATGGGGCAAGGG GCTCGCCcagagcaggcagcagcagcagaacgtGGAGGATGCAGTGAAGGAAATGCAGAAGCCGCTGGCTCGGTACATTGATGACCAGGACCTGGACCAGATGTTGCGGGAACAGGAGCGAGAAGGGGACCCCATGGCCAACTTCATCAAGAAGAGGAAGgccaaggaggggagagatcaAAAAG aaaagcCAAGGTACAGTGGACCAGCCCCACCTCTCAACCGATTTAACATCTGGCCTGGGTATCGCTGGGATGGCGTTGACAG GAGTCCAAGCGGCTTTGAGCAGAAGCGCTTTGCCAGAATTGCCAGTAAGAAGGCAGTACAGGAGTTGGCATATAAGTGGAGTGTGGAAGACATGTGA
- the ZPR1 gene encoding zinc finger protein ZPR1: protein MSALGSPFRPLGADEGEDEPRPAEIESLCMACLRHGTTRLLLTRIPFFREVLVGSFACHSCGWADAEIQSAGRLQDRGVRYTLAVRTRQDLNREVVKTDCATARIPELEFEIPAFSQKGALTTIEGIIDRSVAGLEQDQPVRKETDPDVARKIDEFILKLKHLKEVDEAFTFVLDDPSGNSFVENPRAPQRDEGLVVAHYKRSAEQAAMLGIEEEEADEKSVEPADDLRNEVLQFNTNCPECNAPAKTNMKLVQIPHFKEVVIMATNCEDCGLRTNEVKSGGAIEPLGTKITLHVTDPSDMTRDLLKSETCRVEIPELEFELGMAALGGKFTTLEGLLKDIQTLVEKNPFTLGDSCAPGRAEKLSVFSRKLQQILDGQRRVHFVMDDPAGNSYLQNVYAPEEDPELRTEHYKRSFEQNEELGLNDMKTEDYETEASSEQ from the exons ATGTCGGCGCTGGGGAGCCCTTTCCGCCCTTTGGGCGCCGACGAGGGCGAGGACGAGCCGCGGCCGGCCGAGATCGAGTCCCTCTGCATGGCCTGCCTGCGTCAC GGGACGACGCGGCTGCTGCTGACGCGGATCCCGTTCTTCCGGGAGGTGCTGGTGGGCTCCTTCGCCTGCCACTCCTGCGGCTGGGCCGACGCCGAGATCCAGTCCGCCGGGCGCCTCCAGGACCGCGGCGTGCGCTACACCCTGGCCGTCCGCACCAGGCAG gatttgAATAGGGAAGTGGTGAAGACTGACTGTGCCACAGCTAGAATCCCAGAGCTAGAATTTGAGATCCCAGCTTTTTCCCAGAAGGGAG CACTTACCACGATTGAAGGGATAATTGACAGATCCGTAGCAGGATTGGAGCAGGATCAGCCAGTCCGCAAG gAAACTGATCCAGATGTGGCAAGAAAGATAGATGAATTCATCTTGAAGTTGAAGCACTTGAAAGAAGTGGACGAAGCCTTCACATTC GTCCTAGACGACCCCTCTGGGAACAGCTTCGTGGAGAACCCTCGTGCCCCGCAGAGGGATGAAGGCCTGGTGGTTGCCCATTACAAGAGATCCGCTGAGCAGGCTGCTATGCTGGGGATTGAG GAAGAGGAGGCTGATGAGAAGTCAGTGGAGCCAGCGGATGATCTGAGGAACGAG GTACTGCAGTTTAACACCAACTGCCCGGAATGCAATGCTCCTGCCAAGACCAACATGAAGCTGGTGC agattccccacttcaaagagGTTGTCATCATGGCCACAAACTGCGAGGATTGTGGCCTCCGCACAAATGAG GTGAAATCTGGAGGGGCCATAGAGCCTTTGGGGACGAAGATCACCCTCCATGTGACAGACCCCTCAGACATGACGAGGGATCTCCTGAAG TCAGAAACCTGCCGGGTGGAGATTCCAGAGCTGGAGTTTGAGCTGGGCATGGCAGCCCTGGGGGGCAAGTTCACGACGCTGGAAGGACTGCTGAAGGACATCCAGACCTTG GTGGAGAAGAACCCCTTTACCCTGGGGGACAGCTGTGCTCCTGGCAGGGCAGAGAAGCTCAGTGTGTTCAGCAGGAAGCTGCAGCAG ATTTTGGATGGGCAGCGGCGGGTACATTTTGTGATGGATGACCCTGCAGGGAACAGTTACCTTCAG AATGTGTATGCCCCTGAGGAAGATCCAGAACTGCGCACAGAGCACTACAAACGCAGCTTTGAGCAGAATGAGGAGCTGGGCCTCAACGACATGAAGACAGAGGACTATGAGACAGAGGCCTCTTCTGAGCAGTAG
- the LOC125442024 gene encoding apolipoprotein A-IV-like produces the protein MELKAAALVFGLLAIAGAQADVSADQVADVVWKYFTQLGSNAKETVDQLQQSDISQQFNSLFQGAGGLQRQLIPFATDLHARLAEDSRRLKEQIRQELQQLQAQLSPFADDIHQQISRNIQELQTKLSPYAEELGKKVEKNTADLQQQLVVFRQQLQAKLDENIGNLRTSVAPYADELQQQISQKVEDTKMQLAPYADEIKAKVDESVEELHRSLSPYAQEAQQQLTRQLEGLSFQMKKSAEELRSQLLEQTEELRLRLSPYAKELQEKLEEGRADLRESLTLYAQGLDSKVGEQMEEFRQTVTLYGQNLNRLLVQNMEEMRQKLEPHTGSVEDHLVFLEKDVRDRLNSFFDSLKQLGN, from the exons ATGGAGCTGAAGGCAGCAGCCTTGGTCTTCGGTCTCTTGGCCATTGCAg GGGCCCAGGCGGATGTCAGTGCTGACCAGGTGGCTGACGTGGTGTGGAAATACTTCACCCAACTGGGCAGCAATGCCAAGGAGACAGTGGACCAGCTCCAGCAGTCAGACATCAGTCAACAGTTCAA CTCCCTTTTCCAGGGTGCCGGCGGCCTGCAGAGGCAGCTGATCCCCTTTGCCACGGATCTACACGCTCGGCTGGCTGAGGACTCtcggaggctgaaggagcagatCCGCCaagagctgcagcagctgcaagcTCAGCTGTCCCCTTTTGCCGACGACATCCACCAGCAGATCAGCAGGAACATCCAGGAGCTGCAGACCAAGCTGAGCCCTTATGCAGAGGAGCTGGGCAAGAAGGTGGAGAAGAACACAGCTgacctgcagcagcagctggtcGTCTTCAGGCAGCAGCTGCAGGCCAAGCTTGATGAGAACATCGGCAACCTCCGCACCTCCGTAGCCCCGTACGCCGACGAGCTGCAGCAGCAGATCAGCCAGAAAGTGGAGGACACCAAAATGCAGCTGGCCCCCTATGCTGACGAGATCAAGGCCAAGGTGGACGAGAGCGTGGAAGAACTGCACAGGAGCCTCAGCCCCTACGCCCAGGAGGCACAACAGCAACTGACCCGCCAGCTGGAGGGACTCTCcttccagatgaagaagagtgCCGAGGAACTGCGGTCTCAGCTGTTGGAGCAGACCGAAGAGCTGCGCCTGCGGCTGAGTCCCTATGCCAAGGAGCTGCAGGAGAagctggaggaaggcagggcagacCTGCGTGAGTCTCTGACCCTCTATGCCCAAGGCCTGGACAGCAAGGTTGGAGAGCAGATGGAAGAGTTCCGCCAGACTGTGACGCTCTACGGGCAGAACTTGAACCGGCTGCTGGTGCAGAACATGGAGGAGATGAGGCAGAAGCTGGAGCCCCACACGGGCAGCGTGGAGGACCATCTCGTGTTCCTGGAGAAGGATGTGAGGGACAGGCTCAACTCCTTTTTTGACAGCCTCAAGCAGCTTGGAAACTAG